The following coding sequences are from one Rutidosis leptorrhynchoides isolate AG116_Rl617_1_P2 chromosome 11, CSIRO_AGI_Rlap_v1, whole genome shotgun sequence window:
- the LOC139875850 gene encoding uncharacterized protein encodes MADSNKIHPAITFKNIKNFIPITMEMDKSQYETNPTRTPHPKNWAQHDAILTQWIYSTICKELLLTILKPDQTAQQAWDRVKSIFQDNEKSRAIHFNTDFLTSDWRTSPTYHPTVRN; translated from the exons ATGGCAGATTCCAACAAAATTCATCCCGCCATTACCTTCAAAAACATCAAAAACTTCATCCCTATTACTATGGAGATGGATAAAAGTCAATACG AAACCAATCCCACTCGGACCCCACATCCAAAAAACTGGGCACAACATGATGCCATTTTAACTCAATGGATATATAGTACAATATGCAAAGAACTTCTTCTTACCATCCTCAAACCCGATCAAACCGCTCAACAAGCTTGGGACCGAGTCAAGAGTATATTTCAGGATAATGAAAAATCACGAGCCATTCACTTCAACACCGATTTTCTAACATCCGATTGGAGAACTTCCCCAACATATCATCCTACTGTCAGGAATTGA
- the LOC139876878 gene encoding large ribosomal subunit protein P2B-like produces MKVVAAYLLALLGGNTSPSATDLKNILGSVGADADEDRIELLLSEVKGKDITELIASGREKLASVPSGGGGVAVAAATGGGAAPTAAAAETKKEEKVEEKEESDDDMGFSLFD; encoded by the exons ATGAAGGTTGTTGCTGCTTATTTGTTGGCTCTATTGGGAGGTAACACCTCACCATCTGCTACAGATTTGAAGAACATTCTTGGTTCAG TTGGAGCTGATGCTGATGAAGACAGAATTGAGTTGCTATTGTCTGAAGTCAAGGGTAAGGACATCACAGAATTGATTGCTTCCGGAAGGGAGAAACTGGCTTCAGTTCCATCTGGCGGTGGCGGTGTTGCAGTTGCCGCTGCAACTGGCGGTGGTGCTGCACCCACTGCCGCTGCAGCTGAGACAAAGAAAGAGGAGAAAGTTGAAGAGAAAGAAGAATCTGATGAC GACATGGGATTCAGTCTATTTGACTAA
- the LOC139876912 gene encoding uncharacterized protein yields the protein MMSLLNTSSLPTIPKFPYIHSHTKSPFLAALFPQNSYPSFQSSNLSHQRSKIKQSPITIITSSMASTTQTDKITEKPFSVLFVCLGNICRSPAAEGVFTDLVKKRNLSSKFVIDSAGTINYHEGGPADSRMRAASKRRGIEIKSISRPIRPSDFREFDLILAMDKQNKEDILAALERWSLKETLPADAYKKVKLMCSYCKKHDATEVPDPYYGGPQGFEQVLDLLEDACESLLETILTENNGISNS from the exons ATGATGTCACTCCTCAACACCAGTAGTCTCCCAACCATTCCCAAATTTCCATATATTCATTCCCATACAAAATCCCCTTTTCTTGCAGCCCTTTTTCCTcaaaattcatacccatcttttcaAAGTTCAAATCTTTCTCATCAAAGATCAAAGATTAAACAAAGCCCAATAACCATAATCACATCATCAATGGCTTCCACAACTCAGACAGATAAAATTACAGAAAAACCCTTTTCTGTTCTCTTTGTGTGTTTGGGTAATATTTGTAGAAGCCCTGCTGCTGAAGGTGTTTTCACTGATTTGGTTAAAAAAAGAAATCTTTCTTCCAAATTTGTCATTGATTCTGCTGGTACCATCAATTATCATGAG GGAGGTCCAGCAGATTCTCGAATGAGAGCTGCCTCTAAAAGAAGGGGTATTGAAATCAAATCGATATCAAGACCGATAAGGCCTTCGGATTTTAGAGAATTTGATCTCATTCTTGCAATGGACAAACAAAACAAAG AGGATATACTTGCAGCTTTAGAGAGATGGAGTTTGAAGGAGACGTTACCAGCTGATGCATACAAGAAG GTTAAGTTAATGTGCTCTTACTGTAAAAAACATGATGCAACCGAAGTGCCAGATCCTTACTATGGTGGGCCACAAGGTTTTGAGCAG GTGTTGGATTTGCTTGAGGATGCATGTGAATCGCTTTTAGAAACCATTTTGACTGAAAACAACGGCATCTCAAATTCATAG